One Flammeovirga agarivorans DNA window includes the following coding sequences:
- the uvrB gene encoding excinuclease ABC subunit UvrB, giving the protein MDFKLVADFTPMGDQPQAIKELAEGVETGESSQILLGVTGSGKTFSIANVIKETNRPTLILSHNKTLAAQLYGEFKQFFPENAVEYFISYYDYYQPEAYIQTTDTFIEKDLMINDEIEKLRLSCTSALLSGRRDVIVVASVSCIYGIGNPEEFGKNVLKIRTGIEYPRQKLLRDFVDILYSRNEIEFNRGNFRVKGDTVDIYPAYADFAYRIIYWDDEIEEIQRIDPETGKMQSREDAITIFPANLFVTGKDTINESIIKIQDELVDQIKYFEKDQRTMEAKRIKERTEFDLEMIRELGYCSGIENYSRFFDRRRPGQRPFCLLDYFPDDFLMVIDESHVTLPQIRAMWGGDRSRKISLVDNGFRLPSALDNRPLTFNEFENVVNQSIYVSATPGDYELLKTEGAIIEQVIRPTGLLDPEIDVRPTLNQIDDLLEEVTATIEKGDRVLITTLTKRMAEELSRYLDQIGIKSTYLHSEIKPLDRVEILRELRLGIIDVLVGVNLLREGLDLPEVSLVAIMDADKEGFLRNERSLIQTIGRAARNSDGRVIMYADKMTKSMNKAISETKRRRQIQHEYNLEHGITPRTVRKSHDAIIEQTQVADKKSISKDYQSEEANLAKAAEEASTYQANSKKNIDEQISQVKKEMEKAASDLDFVEAARLRDIMFELERVKNSKV; this is encoded by the coding sequence ATGGATTTTAAATTAGTTGCTGATTTCACTCCAATGGGAGACCAACCTCAGGCCATAAAAGAATTGGCTGAAGGAGTAGAAACAGGGGAAAGTTCTCAAATTTTATTAGGTGTTACTGGTTCGGGTAAGACATTTAGCATAGCAAATGTCATAAAAGAAACGAATCGCCCAACACTAATACTCAGTCATAATAAAACATTAGCAGCCCAGCTATATGGAGAATTCAAACAGTTTTTTCCTGAGAATGCTGTAGAGTACTTCATCTCTTACTACGATTATTATCAACCTGAAGCATACATTCAAACAACAGATACTTTCATTGAGAAAGATTTGATGATTAACGATGAAATCGAGAAACTTCGATTATCATGTACTTCAGCGTTATTATCTGGTAGACGAGATGTTATTGTGGTCGCCTCAGTTTCTTGTATATATGGTATTGGTAATCCAGAGGAGTTTGGAAAAAATGTTCTCAAAATTAGAACCGGCATTGAATATCCAAGACAAAAACTTTTAAGAGACTTTGTTGACATTCTTTATTCAAGGAATGAAATAGAATTTAATAGAGGTAATTTTAGAGTTAAAGGCGATACTGTAGACATCTACCCTGCTTATGCAGATTTTGCATATAGAATTATATACTGGGATGATGAAATTGAAGAAATTCAAAGAATCGACCCAGAAACTGGTAAAATGCAATCAAGAGAAGATGCTATTACCATTTTCCCTGCTAATTTATTTGTTACAGGAAAAGATACTATTAATGAGTCTATCATCAAAATACAAGATGAACTCGTTGATCAAATCAAATATTTTGAAAAAGATCAACGAACAATGGAAGCAAAAAGAATCAAGGAACGAACAGAGTTTGACCTTGAGATGATTCGAGAATTAGGATACTGCTCTGGTATCGAAAATTATTCTCGCTTTTTTGATAGAAGACGTCCTGGACAAAGACCTTTCTGCTTACTTGATTATTTCCCAGATGATTTCTTAATGGTTATTGATGAAAGCCATGTGACCTTACCTCAAATTAGAGCCATGTGGGGAGGAGATAGGTCTAGAAAAATTTCCTTAGTTGACAATGGTTTCAGACTACCTTCAGCTTTAGATAACCGACCACTCACTTTTAATGAATTTGAAAATGTGGTTAATCAAAGTATATATGTCAGTGCTACTCCAGGTGATTATGAATTATTAAAGACGGAAGGAGCAATTATTGAACAAGTTATTCGACCAACTGGTCTTTTAGATCCTGAAATAGATGTTCGACCAACTTTAAATCAAATTGATGATTTATTAGAAGAAGTTACAGCGACTATAGAAAAAGGTGATAGAGTTTTGATTACTACTCTAACTAAAAGGATGGCAGAAGAGCTCTCCAGATATTTGGATCAAATAGGTATTAAGTCTACTTATTTACATTCTGAAATCAAACCATTAGATCGTGTTGAGATTTTAAGAGAACTTCGATTAGGAATTATCGATGTTCTAGTAGGTGTCAACCTTCTTAGAGAAGGACTAGACTTACCGGAAGTTTCGCTTGTTGCTATTATGGACGCGGATAAAGAAGGTTTCTTAAGAAATGAGAGATCTTTAATTCAAACAATTGGTAGAGCTGCCCGTAACTCCGATGGTAGAGTAATCATGTATGCGGATAAAATGACGAAATCCATGAACAAAGCCATAAGTGAAACTAAAAGGCGTCGTCAAATCCAACATGAATACAATTTAGAGCATGGAATAACTCCACGTACTGTAAGAAAATCACATGATGCTATTATTGAACAAACACAAGTAGCGGATAAAAAATCAATTAGTAAAGATTATCAATCCGAAGAAGCAAACCTTGCCAAGGCTGCAGAAGAAGCTTCAACTTATCAAGCAAATAGCAAAAAGAATATTGACGAACAGATCTCTCAAGTGAAAAAAGAAATGGAAAAAGCTGCTAGTGATCTCGATTTTGTAGAAGCAGCAAGACTTAGAGATATCATGTTTGAATTAGAAAGAGTAAAAAACAGCAAAGTATAA